The region AGTTAGGGAGCTAACTGTTCTATAGATACCTTTAGTTTTAAGAGTATACTACAATTTTATGGAGATAATATTATAGCTGCTAGCCATAAACCTAAAGTCATTATAGAATCTGCCATTGAGCTTACGACTGGATTTACAAAATTGTCTGGGTCTAATCCATGGTTATGCATGATTATTGCTGTAAAGAGCGCGATTGGAGTCATTAATGCTATGGCTATAGCGCTTGCTATCATAATTATTAAAAAGAAATTTCCACATACAATCATCATCAATCCGATTGTAGAGTAGAAAATGAAAGCTGTAAGCGTAATAGCGAGTAAATCTCCACTATAATCAGTAAATAATTCTTTACCTATTGATACATGTCCTATAGCTATATGCGTTGTCAACCGTGATCCTATTATTGAACCCATATCGCCTAACGAATCTATAAGCACTGGATATAGCGTCATTATTGAGGAAAAATCTTTTAATCTCGAAGATACGGAGTGGAGAAAAGCTCCTGCAACATTTTCGAAAATTAACAACCATATAATAGCATAAATTGACTGCTTGACAGACTCTATAAATTCCTTATTGTCCTTAAACTTCCTATACGATATGAATACAGCTATCATCGACGCAGTGAATAATATTATAGCGAAATTTTGGAATAGTTTAATTATAAAAACATAAATTAGCGTAGCACCCAAATCGGATATTGTTGACATTATAGGATATAGAATAACGTCCGGATCCAAACCACGTTTAAATGCTGTAAAAGCTATTTTAGACGCTATCGGAACTAGTAAAACAGTTGATAGGAAAATTGATGAAACGGTAATTATCGGTAACGTCAGTACCTCTAACATCGAGGCATTGTAAAAAACAACCAATACAAATGCCATTGATAGCCCTAGCAAAACTCCACCTATTACAGGCATGAGGAAGATAAATGCTACTAGAAGATAGTAGTAATACGTGTTTTTTCTTAAACTTGGCTTTACACGTCCTAAGTGCAAAGCTGTACTTAGTCTGCCGCTAAAAATACCACTTATTGCTCCTCTAACACCTAGAATGCCAGGATAGAGCATTATAACCCAGCTTTGTTTGGCATCTAGTAAAAATAATGCTGCAATACATCCTGGGAGCAAGCCTAAAATATCAAATATGAACGCGAGTGCGGTTTGTGAGATTAAAATATTGTATTCTTCAAAGAACTCTTTTACTCGAGATATTGCCCCATATTTTAGTCACCCGGCTTAAATTACTCTACTACGCAGGGATAAATTATTTCTTTCTATGGACATTAAGATTGTAGGTTACGACTTCATTCATGATAATTCTAAATTTTATTTGTAAGTTTCGAGAATTTCGAATGATTATTAAAGCCTATAGTCTTGTGGAGTGTAATAAACCACGAGCTTCCCCCGCTGCCAATCTCTAATGATTATCCTAGCCGCTTCTTCAAGGTTGAGCTTCCCACCTTTAGCATATAGTTTTCTTTTCTCAGCAAATTCCTCTAGCACAGCCATAGGATCTCTGGCTTTGACTCCATAAGTTTTAGCAAAGATAGTTTCATCTTTAGCTAAAATCTTTTCAATTAACTTCAAAGCTGTAGGAAGAGGATCGCCAAGGCTTTCCGGGCTTAAGGCACCTTTAAAAACAAGTTCACTCTCACTACCTTTTAAAGGTATTATACCGGGAGTGTCCACCACTTTTAGCCACGTTGCTGCTCTGATTATTTGAGCATGCTTTGTATACCCTGGTATTGGCGACGTTCCCGCACTATACCTTCCCTTAAGCAAATTTATTATTGTTGATTTTCCTACGTTTGGATATCCCGTAACGGCTATAGTAACAGGTTTTTTCTTAGTTACCTTTTTTATTGCCGTCCAGAGCCTCCTAGTGCCAAGTCGCTCTTTCGCACTAATATACACTGTTTCATACTCTTTGCTTAAC is a window of Thermoproteales archaeon DNA encoding:
- a CDS encoding 50S ribosome-binding GTPase — translated: MDKKSFRELWLRVKKVVNRADVVIEVVDARNPYGTRSRELERLASKFGKPLIIVINKADLVPKDVLDEWKRMLSKEYETVYISAKERLGTRRLWTAIKKVTKKKPVTIAVTGYPNVGKSTIINLLKGRYSAGTSPIPGYTKHAQIIRAATWLKVVDTPGIIPLKGSESELVFKGALSPESLGDPLPTALKLIEKILAKDETIFAKTYGVKARDPMAVLEEFAEKRKLYAKGGKLNLEEAARIIIRDWQRGKLVVYYTPQDYRL
- a CDS encoding magnesium transporter, encoding MLYPGILGVRGAISGIFSGRLSTALHLGRVKPSLRKNTYYYYLLVAFIFLMPVIGGVLLGLSMAFVLVVFYNASMLEVLTLPIITVSSIFLSTVLLVPIASKIAFTAFKRGLDPDVILYPIMSTISDLGATLIYVFIIKLFQNFAIILFTASMIAVFISYRKFKDNKEFIESVKQSIYAIIWLLIFENVAGAFLHSVSSRLKDFSSIMTLYPVLIDSLGDMGSIIGSRLTTHIAIGHVSIGKELFTDYSGDLLAITLTAFIFYSTIGLMMIVCGNFFLIIMIASAIAIALMTPIALFTAIIMHNHGLDPDNFVNPVVSSMADSIMTLGLWLAAIILSP